From the Rattus norvegicus strain BN/NHsdMcwi chromosome 15, GRCr8, whole genome shotgun sequence genome, the window tctttatgtccttcttaaagttctctatcatcaccatcataatatatgattttatatgcaaattttgcttttctgatgtttttgGTTATCCAGAAGTTGCTTTCGTGTCCAAACTGGGCTCTGAggatgccacgtagtcttggtttctgttgcttaggtttctgtacTTGCCCCTcgtatcaggttgtctctggtgtttgcttttcttgctgtctattacagtggcttgaccatcctgcaggcctgtgtgtcagcactcctgtagacctgttttattcagctggatctgggaacagagagctgctcctgggtttctggGACCTGAAGCTCCAGGTGCGTTGCTTggcacagaagagttggtcttacctttgctctcaggaGTGTTGGAGCTCCTGgtgattggctttcagctcttggtgaaGGCAGAATACTGAAGCTTCCTGCTCCTGACTTCTCCGAGGTCCCTCTGCACAGAGGGCATTGAtggcactaggcagtttcctcttgggtcaggaatgtgggcagaaagtagttgtctcctccaagttctcaggattgtctgcacttctgagggttcagctctctccccaatgggatttgggtgcaaggagctgtaCGACCATTTCAGTTCAGTACCAGGAGCAGGTAGAAACCAGCAGGtttctgctgctgactgctcccaTATCCCTGTATCCAAAGTCTGCTATGTAGGTACCCCTTGggccaggaatttgaacagaagtggtggtctcccctgaggtctcaggattgtccacacttctggaaGTTCAGCGCTTTCCTCCCTCTTCATCAATATCTGTCCTCAAAGATTTGAATTGTGcccctttttctgtttcttttcaattTACTCTAGAAGCTGTTCATTTTCTAATTAGATTTATTCAtagatattttgttttattgaggcTATTATGGATGGTAATGTATCCATGATCTTTTTCTCAGCAGGCTTGTTATTGTTATATAGACAATCTAATAATCTTTGTAAGTTGATTTTTTATCCTATCATTTGCTCAAAGTATTGTTCATTTCTAGAAGTTTTCTAGTAGAATTTCTAGTTCTTTTGTATATAAGATCTTAAAAGAGGAATAATTTGACTCCCCTCCCATTTTAATGCAATTTCCTTCTCTCGTCTTATTGTTGTAACTAGTGCTTTAAGTACAGTAGTGAGAAGGAGGGAGATAAAGGCAATTCCtttcttatttctgattttaatgagattgcttcaaatttctctccacttaggATGCGGTTGGATGTGGAATTTTCCTatatagtctttatttttttgtacTGTAATCTAATCCAATTATACgactttcattttttctttatttttaaaaattgtgtgtgtgtgtgtgtgtgtgtgtgtgtgtgtgtgtgtgcgcgcgcgcgcacgtgcatgtGTTGTCTGTATGTGTTGTCTTCAGACAGTGAAAGAGGAGGGCAttagataccattacagatggttgtaagccaccatgtagttgctgggacttgaactcaggacctctggaagagcagttagtcaatgttcttaaccactgagccatctctctagcccttttattttagttttatctagacttttattttaaagtcaTGTTGGGTTTTATCAAAACTTTTTTTGCATCATTGAGatatgacatttatttttaagttcattTATATGATTTTGAACCATGCCTTCAACTCTGGGGTAAAGCTAACTTGATTGTAGTGGATGATGTATTTGTTATATGCCTGTATTTCATTTGTCAGTATTTTATCAAACATTTTTGCATCTACATTTATGAGGGATATTGTCTTGTAGTTTTTTTGTGTGTCTTtgaatgtgtattctttagtgTTTGGGTAGGGTGTTCTGTAGATGTATATTAAGAAATTTGACTCTCTATGTCATTTAactgaatttttctctcttaatCATTTATTTGTGAGAGTAGAGTACTGTAGATCACTATGTtattattaatctatgtcttacatgaaatgttctttattaaattattggTTCCTATGTTTGATGCTTTTATGTTCAGAATTATAATGTCAATATAATGGACATTGTCTCCTTGATGAATATAAAGAGACCTtctttgtcttttatatttttagtttgaagtctattttcaTTGAATATTAGAATAGATACACCTGCTTGTTTATAAGTTCCATTTTCTTAAAATACCTTTTTTATCCTTTTACCCTAAATGGTATATATCTTTGGTAGTGAGATGTTTCTTGGAGGAGAAGCATGGTTAGTGGTGGGCTTTCTTtggtcttttaatttttaaatttgttgaaaatgccatgTATGAATGCAACTTATTTGTACATCTTATATAACCTCCACCCTACCTCCTCTATCAGCTACTCCCATATCACCTTTCTCTTAAACTTATGAGCTCTTCTCTTagtgttacatacatacatacatacatatatacatacatacatacacacacacatacatacatagcctACTGTGTCAATTTAGAGTTCCTTGTACATACATGCTTTTAGGGATGATCACATGGGATTGGATAATCTACTCAGAGGCTTGCCCTAGCAGATTATTAATTCTTCCTCCCTCATTAGCCACTAGGTGCCTGTGTCTCTTCATCTAGGAGTAGGGTCATGTTGAATTCCACGATGGCATGTTTACTGGTGTGACCTTGTTTAGGCAAACATATTTTCGATATTCCATGTATGCAGCATATCTTAAAGCAGGCATTCTGGTTCTCTGactcacaaaataaaattatattgtcatcactagaaaaaaattaatttatatttagtgttttttttactatatttaaaattaaatcctCAAGGACTTGGAAAGTACTTCTGGCAATTCCCTTTCAAATCCTAGCCAGGAAGGTTGGAGCTGTACGGCTGTGGCATATGAATTAGTATGGGTAGAGTTGTAGGCTCCACTTTCCCCCAAAGACATTCATAATTAATACAGACACAGAACATATGGCCAAATGCTAGACATAAAGATAACAATACAGGGCACTTCAGAGGGATGCTCATCTTGCCTAGGAAGATTCAGAACATTTTGCTGCTGAATTCAGACAAGAAAGTCAGTAATGCTGAAAACTTTATGTCTGATTTCATAtttcattcttatatttttgcTTGTATGCCTAAgatttaacagctgagccatctctccaccctcatATCTTATTAAGAGATGATTATAACAGAGTGATTTTGATGGATGATAATTTTAGATTGTTAAAATGAAGCTGAACAGAACAAAGTGTTTTTTATAGAAAGATCATGGCATCCACCCAGGAGTATTGGTTACATCCTGCTAGTATTTCTCAGGCACATGTCTCACTCGGAATCTCTGAGAGGAGGCATGTTTCCTTAGGACTTTTCTTAGAGCTGCGGCCACATCTCTATTCCTCAAACTATAAATGAGTGGGTTCAACATGGGAGTGAGAATGGTGTAAAAGGCTGACACAACCTTGTCTTTCTCAGGTGTGTGATAGGAATGGGGCAGTACATTGGTATAGAAAGCTGCCCCATAAAAAATGCTCACTACTATAATGTGGGAGGAACACGTGGTGAAAGCTTTACGTCGGCCCTCAGCAGAGCTCATGTGGTAGACAGTGATGAGGATCCGAGTATAGGAGACTGAGATGAAGGATATCGGGATGAGTAGCATCAGCACACAGCATGCATACATCAAGGTTTCATACAGTGATGTGTCTGTGCAGGATAGCTTCAGCACAGCTGGGATCTCACAGAAAAAGTGGTTGATCTCTCGAGATCCACAGTAAGGAAAACTCATAGTAACAGGTGTCAGCATGAATCCATCCAAAGACCCACCAGCCCAGGAGCCTAGCACCATAAGCAAACAAATCCTGGGATTCATGATTATGGGGTACCGTAGAGGGTTGCACACAGCCACAAATCTGTCATAAGCCATGAGGCCCAGCAGGAAAAACTCTCCCCCAATCAATGTCAGGTAGAGAAATATTTGCAGTGCACATCCCAGAAAGGAAATGGTCTTGTCTTTGGACAGGAGATCTTGAAGCATCTTGGGAACAGTGATACAGATGTAGACAGTATCCATGATGGACAACTGGCTGagcaaaaagtacatgggtgtgtgaagACGAGAGTCCATACGAATGAGCATAATCATGACCAAGTTGGCTGTTACAGCCACCACAAAGATGGAGAAAACTACAGCAAAGATCAGCCCAGGAAATGTTGGGTGGGTGATGAGGCCCAGGAGGATGAAGTCAGTGGAGTTCTTGTAAACAGCCTCCATTTCCACAGTGCATGACAGCTTAATCAGCTGTAGAGGCAGAAATTTGGTATGTCAACTAATTATCACTTTTTGTGTTAGCCATGTTCAAAGAGATAtagggaaagaaaagaatgttcacCTCGGAATTCTCTTGACTCCTTGCTTGAACATTAGCAGTGGGCCATTACACAAATCAAAGTCTAAACTCAAATTAATCAGCTTTGACGGATCATCATGGATCCAAACTCTCTAAGCTGGATGAAAGTAATAAAGCTAATCAGCAATAATAGtacttcctttaatttttcttatttttgaactACATTCTACACAATTCTTATAATCTTATTACTCCATGTTGCATTTTCTGTGACATTGGTAACTACACTATATCTACTTTATTATCTTGCAACCGGTGTTCATTGCTtcactaatttaaaaatttcACTTTCAAAATAATTACCTGTTAATGTTTTATATGTATGATATTTGTAACTAAAGAAATTGTTGTGATATGAACACATAACCAAGCTTTTGAACAcaaatcattttcctttttttgccATTGGAAATTACTACACAGCTGTAGATTTAGGATGTTGAACTGACATGTTGATGAAGATAACATCTTATGAGAGTTAACTCTTGAGTTATTGCCACACTGTCCTATCACATGGATCCTTGTCTTAGGTGAGAATGCTTTAGAGACTCATTTCTGTTTGTCCTTGCAAGACAGCATGGGGTAAGAGTTCTCAGATCAGCATCTCTAGAAACTCTCCTTAGCAAGCAGTATTTTAATTCCTTATCATGGAGATCTTTCTGGCCGATGCTATGAAATCAGCAATGATTTATGATAAATTCTACAATTTATCACATATTGGACAGGAGATCTTGAAGCATCTTGGGAACAGTGATACAGATATAGACAGTATCCATGATGGACAACTGGCTGagcaaaaagtacatgggtgtgtgaagACGAGAGTCCACATGAATGAGGATAATCATGACCAAGTTGGCTGTTACTGTATTCAATAACATATTCTTCTCTTAAATTATTGTCCATGTAGATGATTATCAGATTTCCCTGGTAGGGTATTCCAGACCTATGTAAATGTGATCCCTTGAGAATCCATTACTAACagggcttttcctcctctttATTTTCTACTCCACTATTGATCTTTAATGTTTAGAAATAAAAGTAAGTCCTTAATCAAAATGAGGAAATAACAAAAGTTTAATACTCATTTGAATTGTTTGACTCTCATGTTTTATCCATCCAAGAATACAAATGTACTCTTCTTCAGTATGTTCAGTGATATCAGGGGATGGATTATGAGGTTTTATTATCAAATCATGGCATGCCGCTTCTTGATAGAATTTCTAAagaaacatatttaaataaatatatgttgaaTGTACCTGTATCTTCTAGTTTTACAACAGTCAAATAATTTCTGGAACACTGAGCTGAAATAAAACTCTTCTATACTGAAGCAAAACTTAAATGACAAAGCAATGGAGAAATACTTATTAAATTTCCTGTAAGATTGATTGCCCTTTGCTATAATGAATGTTTCCAAATAGAAGTGTCAAAATACAAAGGGAGAAAAAGGGGAACAATTTTTGTTAGTATGTAGTAAATTATATATTTGTCATATATTATGAGCCACAAAAGGGAAAAACCCTGAGTATTAACTATTAATTCATGACAAGATTGAGGAAAACCAGCTAGTTTGTCTCCTTTAACATATGAATCTAGCCTTGAGGCACTCATATAAAagctatatttaaaaacattacaAACTGAAATTCCACTGATCGGGCTTCTGTAATGACTAGTTGGAAATCAAAATACTCATGCAGGCAGCCAATATTATTTTGATTCAAAatctttatgttttgtttgtcaGAATTATAGATTTTATATGTTAATTACTGATATTGCTAAGTCATCTTCCACTtatccatttaaaaaatatactcttaagaaaatagaaatagcaaGCATATAAAACCAAATTCAAGTTAAGAATAAGCTAGGAAAATAAGAAATTGCTTTTGCCTAAGTACACCAACTAAGGAATTTTGTTTCATGTAAAGATTCAGATCGTACCATACACTCTATTAAAAAGATGCAGGATACTTCTAGATCTTTCTAGATCCTTCTAGATCAACCTCTGATTCAACACTCAGATACAGTGACACCTAACCACTTGTCGTAGGCCCATCTGGGTATGCTTCATAGGATTGATAGCCTACTAACTCCAGTCTTTGTCTAGGGCTTGAGCTCAGCATGGCTACTTGGTTAAATGGCTACTTGCTCCATTATGCAAATTATGTTatgggatataaaattaattaattagcaaatAAGTTAGGAATGAAGTAAAAGAACCCACGATTGCCAATGACTATGAGTACCAAGTCAAATCAAGAATGTTTGATGAGTTAAAACCACTAAAACATAAAACTTGACATCGTGTAAAAACACAAACTTGACTCTGTTACTCATAGAGCTTGTTCAGGACAATGGGTATTATTAAGTTGGTGTGTCTGAAATATCAGCGAAGAACTgcagttttgtttatttgagttCTCAGAGTCTTACTTCAAGGCCAGAGGTgatgtgcttgtgcttgtgcttttgcctttcttgttcttcctctacAAAGACACTGTTCCTTATTTCTAGCCAGGTAACCCCACATTCTTGATCATTTCCCATTGCTTCAGGCCTTACGGTCCTATCCTAGTTCCCTCTCTAGTTATAGTCTTCTAAAAACTAGTAAGacgaaagataaagaaaaagagaaaagagaaaagaacagtaaaagagaaagaaaaagatttttcaCCTGCAGACTCTATGGTCCGACCTTTCTGATGGATCTTGTTAGGCCCTCTTAGTTGTAACAACTACCAGTGTCACACAGAGTCACCTATTCAAACCCTACTGGGTAGAATGGAGGAAGCAAGCCAAATGTGAGGATGCTGTGGCCGGTTGGGTTTGTGGTTGAAAAGAATGGCAGAGCCTTGTGACAGTGGCCTTCTCCATGGGGGAAAAGAGAACATGGAAAAGCAAAAGGTCTCTCTGCAGGACAGCATGCTTGGAGATGTCATGGAAATTCAGTCAACATCAGTGACCCTCACTATACCTTAAAAGGAGTGCTCTTCAAAAGTGAGTTCAGATGATTATCCTTCAGGAGCAATTCAGACCACTCCTCTGAGAAACTTCCTCAGAAACCCAGGACTCCAGGAGCAGTGAGAATTCTCCTGCTGGTGCTATTCGTGTGGTTGAAAAGCTGATGGTGTACTTGGCTGGACCATTGTTCCAGGTTCACTTTCAAAGAAACGTTCCAAGTGCATTCTCAGAGGTGGGATGATcatgctgaacatttttttttttttgtgtccaAGGCACTGTACCTAGCACTGGTGAGCTACAGAGACCCATAACCATGATAGCTTCCCTAAGGAGTATTTGATAAAGTTTGAGAACTGCAATATATACCAATGTTACTTATCAAACAAATTTGTAAATCTAATAtaaatttctaaagaaata encodes:
- the Or2t35 gene encoding olfactory receptor Olr1605; the protein is MEAVYKNSTDFILLGLITHPTFPGLIFAVVFSIFVVAVTANLVMIMLIRMDSRLHTPMYFLLSQLSIMDTVYICITVPKMLQDLLSKDKTISFLGCALQIFLYLTLIGGEFFLLGLMAYDRFVAVCNPLRYPIIMNPRICLLMVLGSWAGGSLDGFMLTPVTMSFPYCGSREINHFFCEIPAVLKLSCTDTSLYETLMYACCVLMLLIPISFISVSYTRILITVYHMSSAEGRRKAFTTCSSHIIVVSIFYGAAFYTNVLPHSYHTPEKDKVVSAFYTILTPMLNPLIYSLRNRDVAAALRKVLRKHASSQRFRVRHVPEKY